In Candidatus Falkowbacteria bacterium, a genomic segment contains:
- the nusG gene encoding transcription termination/antitermination protein NusG, translating to MAKQTLNQGRRWYVLHTYSGYEENVAQNLRQRVDSMDMDDKIFNILIPKEKKIKIHNGKRKVIEEKIFPGYILVEMIVTDDSWYAVRNTPNVTGFIGTGNIPTPVSEEEIKDLQKRMGVEEPKFQIDVSVGSPVRIVDGPFKNLEGKIIEVDDGKGKIKVLISMFGRETPVELDFLQIKKL from the coding sequence ATGGCAAAACAAACCCTAAACCAAGGACGACGCTGGTATGTACTACATACCTATTCAGGCTATGAAGAAAATGTCGCTCAAAATCTCCGTCAAAGAGTAGACTCTATGGATATGGATGACAAGATTTTTAATATCTTAATTCCAAAAGAAAAAAAGATTAAAATCCATAATGGTAAACGAAAAGTGATTGAAGAAAAAATATTCCCTGGTTATATTTTAGTAGAAATGATTGTAACTGATGATTCTTGGTATGCAGTGCGGAATACCCCAAATGTTACTGGATTTATTGGTACCGGAAATATTCCAACTCCAGTTAGTGAAGAAGAAATCAAAGATCTTCAAAAACGAATGGGTGTTGAAGAACCGAAGTTTCAAATTGATGTATCTGTCGGCTCCCCTGTTCGAATTGTTGATGGACCTTTCAAGAACCTTGAAGGAAAAATTATTGAGGTTGATGATGGAAAGGGAAAAATTAAAGTTTTGATTTCAATGTTTGGTCGTGAAACACCAGTTGAATTAGACTTTTTACAGATTAAGAAACTATAA
- a CDS encoding FAD-dependent thymidylate synthase, whose product MPNNQEQIKETAIEKKRQIFIDDDLKPEDNAMLQALYSRSSESAKDHLLKVKEKGSGKFMSSFYVGYGHGSIGDCGTTTIFIENVSILTAKAIQDWRLYSGQETSTRYIDMTQQPILDPLATAESKAIMSAWMDFYISSQEELKEHLRLTFPLQDNEVEKIYEKAIKARIFDILRSFLPAGICTQLSWHTNLRQAAEKLALLNHHPLAEIQKISEEIHSLLQEKYSSSFGHKKYGEQEAYREIESKEFSYYHNSQSPDFSFKTNIDNNELRQYLEVLIKNRPIKTNLPSFLDELGGCWCDYKLDFGSARDAQRHRNGVFRMPLLTTELGFHTWYLDQLPASLRTKAESLIKKQIKAIACLDCSEEIRQYYISLGFLVSCRTYYSLPQMVYVTELRSGILVHPTYREVAHNMHHALKNQFPDLVLHSDLNKNDWDIRRGSQDIVKK is encoded by the coding sequence ATGCCAAACAATCAGGAGCAAATCAAAGAAACTGCTATAGAAAAAAAACGACAAATCTTTATTGATGATGATCTTAAACCTGAGGACAACGCAATGCTTCAGGCACTCTATTCTCGAAGTTCAGAAAGTGCCAAGGATCATTTACTGAAAGTGAAAGAAAAAGGTTCTGGGAAATTTATGTCTAGCTTTTACGTTGGTTATGGTCATGGAAGTATTGGTGATTGTGGAACAACAACAATCTTTATTGAAAATGTTAGTATTTTGACAGCTAAAGCGATTCAGGATTGGCGATTGTATAGTGGTCAAGAAACTAGTACTCGCTATATTGATATGACCCAGCAACCAATATTGGATCCTCTTGCAACCGCTGAATCAAAGGCAATTATGTCGGCTTGGATGGATTTTTATATCTCAAGTCAGGAAGAGTTAAAAGAACACTTGCGATTAACTTTCCCACTTCAAGACAATGAAGTAGAAAAGATTTATGAAAAAGCAATTAAAGCTAGGATTTTTGATATACTTCGTTCATTTCTTCCAGCTGGTATATGTACTCAATTAAGTTGGCACACCAATTTACGCCAAGCGGCTGAGAAACTTGCCTTACTTAATCATCATCCCCTAGCTGAGATACAAAAAATTAGTGAAGAAATTCATTCTTTACTTCAGGAAAAATACTCTTCGAGCTTTGGTCATAAAAAATATGGAGAGCAAGAGGCGTATCGAGAAATTGAAAGTAAAGAATTTAGTTATTATCATAATTCACAATCTCCAGATTTCAGTTTTAAAACAAATATTGATAATAATGAACTTAGGCAATATCTTGAAGTGCTGATTAAAAATCGTCCAATTAAAACAAACCTCCCCTCTTTTCTTGATGAACTTGGTGGTTGTTGGTGTGATTACAAGCTTGACTTTGGTTCTGCACGTGATGCACAAAGACATCGTAACGGAGTTTTCCGTATGCCATTACTGACAACCGAGCTTGGTTTTCATACCTGGTATCTTGATCAATTACCTGCCTCGCTACGAACCAAAGCAGAAAGCTTAATTAAGAAACAAATTAAGGCCATAGCCTGCCTTGATTGCTCGGAGGAAATTCGACAATACTATATATCTTTGGGATTTTTAGTAAGTTGTCGAACGTATTATAGCTTACCGCAAATGGTCTATGTTACTGAACTTCGGTCCGGGATCTTGGTTCATCCCACCTATCGTGAAGTTGCACACAACATGCATCATGCGTTAAAAAATCAGTTTCCTGATTTAGTTTTGCACTCAGATCTTAACAAAAATGATTGGGATATCCGACGCGGAAGTCAGGATATTGTTAAAAAATAA
- a CDS encoding dCMP deaminase family protein: MITHRTEGVLSWDECFMKIAQVIAQRSKDPGTQAGSVVVNEKNIVLGLGYNGWPRGTKLNDFPWEREGEFTETKYPYVVHAEENALYNANGPTENCILYCTLFPCNECAKTIIQKGIKEVVYESDKYHDTPAWIASRRLFDAAGVTYRLFSLID, encoded by the coding sequence ATGATTACACATCGCACAGAAGGAGTTTTATCTTGGGATGAATGTTTTATGAAAATTGCCCAAGTGATTGCTCAACGTTCAAAAGATCCTGGTACACAAGCAGGATCAGTTGTTGTTAATGAAAAAAATATTGTTCTTGGACTTGGCTATAATGGCTGGCCTCGTGGTACAAAGCTTAATGATTTTCCCTGGGAACGTGAAGGAGAATTTACTGAAACAAAATATCCTTATGTTGTTCATGCTGAAGAAAATGCTCTCTATAATGCCAATGGACCAACAGAAAATTGTATTTTATACTGCACCTTATTCCCATGTAACGAATGTGCTAAAACAATTATCCAAAAAGGCATTAAAGAAGTTGTTTATGAAAGTGATAAGTACCATGATACACCAGCCTGGATAGCCTCACGTCGTTTATTTGATGCTGCTGGAGTAACTTATAGGCTATTTAGTTTAATTGACTAG
- the rplK gene encoding 50S ribosomal protein L11: MAKKILTVIKLQIRGGQANPAPPVGPALGQHGLNIAEFCAKFNDATKDKMGDVVPVEITVYADRTYTFITKTPPASELIKKFAKIEKGSGKPLTDKVGSITQEQLEEIAKIKLPDLNARDIAAASKIIAGTARQMGVEIKK, translated from the coding sequence ATGGCCAAAAAAATACTAACCGTTATAAAACTACAAATCCGTGGAGGTCAAGCTAACCCTGCTCCTCCAGTTGGTCCTGCTTTGGGTCAACATGGACTTAATATTGCCGAATTTTGTGCAAAGTTTAATGATGCAACCAAGGATAAGATGGGTGATGTTGTGCCAGTAGAAATTACTGTCTATGCTGATAGAACTTATACTTTTATCACTAAGACTCCTCCAGCATCCGAGTTGATTAAGAAATTTGCCAAAATTGAAAAAGGCTCTGGAAAACCATTGACTGATAAAGTTGGTTCAATTACTCAAGAACAACTTGAGGAAATTGCAAAAATTAAACTCCCTGACTTAAATGCTCGAGATATTGCAGCTGCTAGTAAAATTATTGCTGGTACTGCTCGTCAAATGGGTGTTGAAATAAAAAAATAA
- the rplA gene encoding 50S ribosomal protein L1: MTKKDVKKTTKVVEKKAPVKKAKSFEYDRLKTYTIGEAIELVQKFSKTKFDSSLEAHFRLGIDTKKGDQQIRSAIALPFGTGKTVKVAAFVSSANEKAVKEAGADIVGGEDLIAEIKKTEKTDFQVAVAEPAMMKNLAQIAKILGTRGLMPSPKNETVTPNPALAVAELKKGKISFKNDDTGNVHVAIGKVSFSKENLIANFDSILTAIKKSKPASSKGVYIQSATICSTMGPGVKVQI; this comes from the coding sequence ATGACAAAAAAAGATGTTAAAAAGACCACTAAAGTAGTTGAAAAAAAAGCTCCTGTTAAAAAAGCAAAAAGCTTTGAATATGATCGGCTTAAGACTTATACAATTGGAGAAGCTATAGAGCTAGTCCAAAAATTTTCCAAAACAAAATTTGACTCCTCACTTGAGGCTCACTTTCGTTTAGGAATTGATACAAAAAAGGGTGATCAACAAATTCGTTCAGCAATTGCTCTGCCTTTTGGTACTGGAAAAACAGTTAAAGTAGCTGCCTTTGTATCTTCAGCAAATGAAAAGGCTGTTAAAGAAGCTGGAGCTGATATTGTTGGTGGTGAAGATTTAATTGCCGAAATTAAGAAAACCGAAAAAACTGATTTTCAAGTTGCAGTGGCTGAACCAGCTATGATGAAAAATCTAGCACAGATTGCAAAAATTCTTGGAACTAGAGGTTTAATGCCTTCTCCAAAGAATGAAACAGTTACTCCAAACCCAGCTTTAGCAGTTGCGGAACTAAAGAAAGGAAAGATTAGTTTTAAAAATGACGATACAGGCAATGTTCATGTGGCGATTGGTAAAGTTTCTTTTTCTAAAGAAAATTTGATTGCCAATTTTGATTCTATTTTAACCGCGATTAAGAAATCAAAGCCAGCGAGTTCTAAAGGTGTGTACATCCAAAGCGCGACTATTTGTTCAACAATGGGGCCAGGAGTTAAGGTTCAAATATAA
- the secE gene encoding preprotein translocase subunit SecE produces MDKLINYFKASIAEIRKVTWPTKKETYNYTILVVAVSLATAVFLGGLDLGFNEILELVLNR; encoded by the coding sequence ATGGATAAACTTATTAATTACTTTAAGGCCTCAATTGCTGAAATACGTAAAGTTACCTGGCCAACAAAGAAAGAGACATATAATTACACTATTTTGGTGGTAGCTGTTAGCTTGGCAACGGCCGTCTTTCTTGGTGGTCTTGACTTAGGTTTTAATGAAATTTTGGAATTAGTTCTTAATCGATAA